One Ethanoligenens harbinense YUAN-3 genomic window carries:
- the uvrB gene encoding excinuclease ABC subunit UvrB, translated as MDTFHLVSPYQPTGDQPAAIKQLADGVLRGDRAQTLLGVTGSGKTFTMANIIAKVNRPTLVLAHNKTLAAQLCSEFKEFFPDNAVEYFVSYYDYYQPEAYVPSTDTYIEKDSAINDEIDKLRHSATSALSERRDVVIVASVSCIYNLGDPIDYRNMVISLRPGMQRDRDEVLKKLVSLQYERNDVNFVRNKFRVRGDVVEVFPAYSGENAVRIEFFGDEVERITEISTVTGEVKGMLGHVAIYPASHYIVPEEKMLPALDDLEQEMVERVKWFRAHDKLLEAQRIEQRTKYDIEMLREIGFCSGIENYSRVLLRRPPGATPFTLLDYFPDDYLLFVDESHVTLPQVRGMSAGDRARKQTLVDYGFRLPSALDNRPLNFEEFLRHVNQAVFVSATPGDFEREESAQIVEQVIRPTGLVDPEVQVRPTDGQIDDLLSEINLRVERHERVLVTTLTKKMAEDLTRYFDGMGVKVRYMHHDIEAIERMQIIRDLRLGGFDVLVGINLLREGLDIPEVSLVAILDADKEGFLRSETSLVQTIGRAARNANGLVILYADTVTPSMERAISETERRRAIQTQYNEAHGITPKTIVKDVRDIIEISSKDDTQDRKSFKKLPKPERDKIIRKLSVEMKEAARMLEFEQAAFLRDKIKELRGEGTGVEEKPKKPARPRRR; from the coding sequence ATGGATACCTTTCATCTTGTTTCCCCTTATCAGCCGACGGGCGACCAGCCCGCGGCCATCAAGCAGTTGGCCGACGGCGTGCTGCGCGGCGACCGCGCGCAGACGCTGCTCGGCGTCACCGGTTCGGGTAAGACGTTCACGATGGCGAACATCATTGCCAAAGTGAACCGCCCCACGCTGGTGCTGGCCCATAACAAGACGCTGGCCGCCCAGCTCTGCAGTGAGTTCAAGGAGTTTTTCCCGGACAACGCCGTGGAATATTTCGTGAGCTATTACGACTATTATCAGCCGGAGGCCTACGTGCCCTCGACCGATACCTATATCGAAAAGGACAGCGCCATCAATGACGAGATCGACAAGCTCCGCCACTCCGCCACGTCGGCGCTGTCCGAGCGGCGGGATGTCGTCATCGTCGCGTCCGTGTCCTGCATCTACAACCTAGGCGACCCGATCGACTACCGCAACATGGTTATCTCTTTGCGCCCGGGCATGCAGCGCGACCGCGACGAGGTGCTCAAAAAGCTGGTTTCCCTCCAGTATGAGCGCAATGACGTCAACTTTGTGCGCAATAAGTTCCGCGTGCGGGGCGACGTGGTGGAGGTCTTTCCCGCCTACTCGGGTGAGAACGCCGTCCGCATCGAGTTTTTCGGCGATGAGGTGGAGCGCATCACCGAGATCAGCACCGTTACCGGCGAGGTCAAAGGCATGCTGGGGCATGTCGCCATTTATCCGGCTTCGCACTACATCGTGCCGGAGGAAAAGATGCTGCCCGCGCTGGACGATCTTGAGCAGGAAATGGTGGAGCGTGTCAAATGGTTCCGCGCGCACGATAAACTTCTGGAAGCCCAGCGCATCGAGCAGCGCACCAAATACGACATCGAGATGCTGCGGGAGATCGGCTTCTGCAGCGGCATCGAGAACTATTCGCGCGTGCTGCTGCGCCGTCCGCCGGGAGCCACGCCGTTCACGCTGCTCGACTATTTTCCCGACGATTATCTGCTGTTTGTGGACGAGTCGCATGTCACGCTGCCGCAGGTGCGCGGCATGTCGGCCGGCGACCGCGCCCGCAAGCAGACGCTGGTGGACTACGGTTTCCGTTTGCCCTCTGCGCTGGATAACCGCCCGCTCAATTTTGAGGAGTTCTTAAGGCATGTCAACCAGGCGGTGTTTGTCAGTGCCACGCCGGGCGATTTTGAGCGAGAGGAAAGCGCACAGATCGTCGAGCAGGTCATCCGCCCCACCGGGCTGGTCGATCCCGAGGTGCAGGTGCGCCCCACCGACGGGCAGATCGACGACCTGCTTTCCGAGATCAACCTGCGGGTGGAGCGGCATGAGCGCGTACTGGTGACCACCCTGACCAAGAAGATGGCCGAGGACCTCACACGCTATTTCGACGGTATGGGCGTGAAGGTGCGGTACATGCACCACGACATCGAGGCTATCGAGCGGATGCAGATCATCCGTGACCTGCGGCTGGGCGGGTTCGACGTGCTGGTGGGTATTAACCTGCTGCGCGAGGGGCTGGATATCCCGGAAGTGTCGCTGGTGGCCATCCTCGACGCCGACAAGGAAGGCTTCCTGCGCAGCGAGACCTCTCTGGTGCAGACCATCGGGCGGGCGGCGCGCAACGCGAACGGTTTGGTCATCCTGTATGCCGACACCGTCACGCCCTCCATGGAGCGCGCCATCAGCGAGACCGAGCGCCGCCGCGCCATTCAGACGCAGTATAACGAAGCGCACGGCATCACGCCCAAGACCATCGTCAAAGACGTGCGCGACATCATTGAGATTTCGTCCAAGGACGACACGCAGGACCGCAAATCCTTTAAGAAGCTGCCTAAACCCGAGCGGGACAAAATCATCCGCAAGCTGAGCGTTGAAATGAAAGAGGCCGCCCGCATGTTGGAGTTCGAGCAGGCCGCGTTTCTCCGCGATAAGATCAAGGAACTGCGCGGCGAGGGCACCGGCGTGGAGGAGAAACCGAAGAAGCCCGCCAGGCCGCGGAGGCGCTAG
- a CDS encoding JAB domain-containing protein has translation MKQKEGNAHEGHRERLKARFAAEGLDHFEPHVILEMILFYSLPRRDTNELSHRLLDAFGGSLSSVFDAPLEELQKVPGIGQNTAILLKLFPEVCRRYLMDLSDAGRIVRDSEDAAKYLLPFFMGRTAEIVALMCIDGKGKVLFCGQVFEGSVNAASVSVRRIVEIVVRYAATDVILAHNHPGGLAIPSEEDVHVTAQVADALRTVDIRLLDHLIIAGKDWVSLAATPTTGHLFAVRDGFAVF, from the coding sequence GTGAAGCAGAAAGAGGGAAACGCGCACGAAGGGCACCGCGAGCGGCTGAAAGCCCGCTTTGCCGCGGAAGGGCTGGACCATTTTGAGCCGCATGTCATTCTGGAAATGATCCTGTTTTACTCGCTGCCTCGGCGGGATACCAACGAGCTTTCCCATCGCCTGCTCGATGCGTTCGGCGGTTCCCTCTCCAGCGTGTTCGACGCCCCGCTCGAGGAGTTGCAAAAGGTACCGGGCATCGGGCAGAACACCGCCATTCTCCTCAAGCTGTTTCCCGAGGTCTGCCGCCGCTACCTGATGGATCTCAGCGACGCGGGGCGCATCGTCCGGGATTCCGAAGATGCTGCAAAATACCTCTTACCGTTTTTCATGGGGCGCACGGCCGAGATCGTCGCGCTCATGTGCATCGACGGCAAGGGCAAGGTGCTCTTCTGCGGGCAGGTGTTCGAGGGCAGCGTAAACGCCGCGTCGGTCAGTGTGCGGCGCATCGTGGAGATCGTGGTGCGCTACGCCGCCACCGACGTCATCCTCGCGCACAACCATCCGGGGGGGTTAGCCATCCCCTCTGAGGAAGACGTGCACGTTACCGCGCAGGTGGCGGACGCTCTGCGCACGGTGGATATCCGCCTGCTCGACCACCTCATCATTGCGGGGAAGGACTGGGTTTCCCTCGCGGCCACCCCCACCACCGGGCATCTGTTCGCCGTGCGCGACGGATTTGCGGTTTTCTGA